In Mugil cephalus isolate CIBA_MC_2020 chromosome 11, CIBA_Mcephalus_1.1, whole genome shotgun sequence, the genomic window TGTATGGGAAACGCTGATGTGGGAGTTGGAGCTCATAAATTTGAATGAAATCACTGCAATGCACAGAAGAGAGAAGACGcctgagtagatggtgtgtaggagtGTTTATCCGCCCACTGAGGTAcacggaggaggaaatgaattTCAGATCAGTCACAGCTCTTCTGGTCTCTGTGACACGTACTTGCATTTCTCACGCGTCCACAAAGGGAACAGAGCTATGACATACATGTACATATGAAGcagaagcttaaaaaaaaatggtattgATTAACCTTGTGTGTTTCAAGGCAGTGGACATTCCAACAAAACAATCCAATGGtccatacatacagtacatcagaTCATATGTGCTCTTGTTCCATACATTAGTCCAGTGTTTGGATAATCATGATTagagaataaaagacaaagctacatgcttaaaaaaattacattctGATCAGAGAAAACTGCACTTCACTGGCAGCTCCGTCACAGCCATTTTCAGAAATAAACGTCCTGCGTTTATTGTCTGTTCAGACTGAACGACGGCAAGTTTTTAAATCATTCTCTCATTTTTTCCTGGGCGGGGAATGCTCTGCTTCCTTTAGTCTGTTTTAGGTTTCAGTAGCAATCAATAtcccctttatttttctttagatTTGATGTTAAGTGTGTGTAGTAGTCTAGAAGTTATTCTTCAAATTCCCACGAGGTGGCAGTAAATATCCAGTAACGCACATTAACCCCTCACTGTTACTCTGGGACATGCACAGAAGTTCTGGTGAGAAGACTCTGACTGCGATCCAAACCTACTAATCTCCAGTAGGTTCTGAAGGATGCAGCAAGCAATCTCCAAGAAAACAGGCTTTATCACCAACATTTGCACTTCTGTGTGCTTTAGAAAGTCCAGTACGTGTCCCAACTTTTCAACTTCAGATCCCGTGCATCAGTCTCGCGAGAAGCCAAACGATTCATCActtgtcctttttcttctcctcctgcgcGGGCGTCTGAGGCGTGGAACCGTGGAGCAGCAGGAGTCCACACAGAGTGAGAGAGATGCCAACCCACCACAGCGTTGCATGGCTCTCTCCAAAGATCAGCCTCCCCAGCACAGCCTTAGCACACCGACAAGGGTAGATttgatgtgaataaaaaaaaaaaaaaaggcacctgAATATTTTTACTCCAACTTCCAGAAATATATATACGCATCAATCAACCATAACATGACaggggccttctgagagtgtcatCTGGTGTCTCgtacacaatgttgttagtaggggcctttgtggatcctACAGATACAtgataagtttgggatctagtgaatttggaagccaggtcaacaccttatgctgttctttttagttgttccaAAACTGcttatgtgtgtgcctgtgtgtcaggttgcatcctgttgtgtcattgctatggggtggaggtgtatGGTCTGGTCTTGTCTGGTCTACGTGAGTAGTATATATACAAGTACCAGGTCgaaaagattcccagcagagcactgaattgtcactacatggtcaatgttatttacttctcctgtcagtggttttaatgttgtagcttcCAAAACAAAGTGGTAGGTGGTCATTAGGGTACCACATGGAAATGCAGGGAGCTTACAGAGGAGATGAAGTTGGAGGCAGTGGTAGTGACCGTGGCCCTGGCTGAAGAGGAGCAGTGTCTCAGAGCCTTGGAGAAGAAGGTCCACATGACGGCGTTACAGGTGAACAGCAGGCCTCCACACAGCAGCCGCAGGGGGATGTGGAGCTGAAAGCACCAGACATAGCCATTagaattagaataaaaataaaataatctgaagtaaaataaaaaataaataacacaaaaacaagcgAGCTACTTGGACTTATTGCCACTCATTTGGCGCATGCGCACCAGTATGATATCTTAAATGGTTAATAGCTGCaataatgttatttacatcCATTCAttagtgtctgtgtttgcttttttcccaTAAAGTTTCTTCTAACAACTTAAAATAACTCTCGTtcaactcattttttttctccatatgtTTTAAGTTGTGGATTTGTTTCTAGCCAGACAGTGAGAGCTGCCATCTTTGCTTTGATTCTCAACAGGTCTTACAAGTTTTGGAAACGTCTTCAAACTCTCACCATTAACCTAAGTgtcccaggaggaggagcaacGTTTTAGCAgccatttacagaaacaaataacACATACGACAGATGtggtttaaatataataaattgcTCGTGCATGACCGTGcatgatgaaatatttcaaatccTCTAAAACAAAGTAAAGCGTTTGGAGAGGAGCACAGGTGTAATATTAAGCCATTGTCACCCAGTCACAGGTAGGAGATCCACGGTGCGTTTCAGTCCAGCCGCTCAGTCCCGACTCACACATTTCTCTCAGATAGTCCGCACCGAGCGACAGCTTGGCGGACAAAGAGGCAGCAGCTCCCAGGAACCCCGCTATCAACGCGTAAAAAGACCCCGAAACCATCTCCGAGGACCCCAATACTCTTTCCCTGAGTCTGACACTTCCAGTTGATTGTCGTGTCAAGTGTGATTTAAAGGATGTGGACACGGATGAGGCAcgatttcacaataaaagcttaCTCTGCGAACGATGTCTTCATATTTACAATGACAAGATCGAGCTACACACAAGGCAAAACAtctgacagatttatttatgaaacGCAGTAAGCGGTCTAAATAACTACCACGGGAATAATATTCGGGTGTCTCTGCTCGGAAAAAATATTGCACTAGATTATTTTGCAGCCAGTGTGTTTTAAACATGTTCTCCTTATATATATCTACTTTAATTTGAATTCAAATGCGTGTTTCCGGTAACATCTTTATTACCTTGACTGCAGTTTCCCGCATCCACCAATCAGAACCACCAACCGTCTACGTCACTCAACGCGCGGCGGCGCACTTTGATGACGTATCCCGTAGCCCAAAACTCTGTTTAGGTCCTTGTTGTCTGGATTCGTTTTGTTTTCCGCTTCgcaatgaataaaaataaggcCAGCGGCGTTGCGTGGGTGAAGCCAGAGGAACCGTCGTTCCTGAAGAAGTTCAAAAGCGATGTTGGATACAAAGAAGGGCCGAATGTTGACACCAAGGTAACGTTGTTTGGTTCTCCGTTAGCCGTGTAAGCTAGCAGCCCCGGGCCCGTGAGACGCTCGCTCAGTTTAATGTATTACATCTTAGCATTAGCTCGTAGCTAGTTTTGCAGGGACTCGAGTTGTAAGtgctaataaaaacacacaatcattgTGATTAATGTATAGTATATCATAATGACGAGCGTAGAGTTCATAATTACTAGATAATGCACCACTACTGGTCCTATTCATTGGGAAATTAGTCCATCGCAGTATTTTGAGTACACTGGGGctactttctctttttgtttactGCATTAGCGATGCACTTTTCATTTGCAATGAGTTCGACTAAACTTCACCTGTTTTGAAGTGTTAGAAAGATGCAGCACGAGACATTGGGTAAATATACCACATCAGACGAGAGCTTCAGGTTTCCCAAAGTTAACAGGAAGTTAGACTTAGTGCCAAAAATTCATCTGATCTGGTTATTCTGAGGTACTAACATATTATCCACTCGTTCCTACCTTTTATGTCGTGTTACATTATGTTAGGTAAATGAAAGAAGAGACAACCTCTGCAATGGACCATGACACATTCATCTGCAGTCTGTGAATTATTGTTTGTCTTGTAGGCTGAGGGTCTTTGTTTCATATTCCCAATCTCAGCGCCAGGTGATGCCCACGCTGGATGACGACAGCGGGAGCGACCGAGACGACGAGCTACCTCAAGTCGTGGTGCTTAAAGGTGGAGACCTCACTGCAGACGAGGTGAAGAAGATCAAGGATGACATGCAAGCTGGAGGGGGTGCAGCGAAAGGTGAGACTGAGACTAGAGGACGcgttaataataatacattttatttataggcgACTTTCAAAACACCAAAGGACACCGTACAAAGTAAGACAGGGTTAAAGTACATAATAGACatcaaaagcataaaaaaatacaattatacCACAAAGATTTGgttaaaaaggatttttttctaaaaatcaAGAAAGAATGAGAGTCAAGGTGGGTTGTGagatgtgatttaaaaatactCAATGTGTCAGTGTTACAGATGTTGTGTGGAAGGGAATGGCTGATGTCTCTGGACTGGGTTCAGTTGTACTCTGTTTAGGCTCTTTGCACAAACTCGCCTCCCTCTGATCCACAGACGACGAAGCCCCGCCCGACGGTAAAATCCTCTTCAAGAAGCCCGCCAAGCGCTCCTCTTCGGACAAGTTCCAGGGCATCACCGCCAGCtccagcaagaagaagaagagcaacgaaggagagaaggagaaggagaaggaggacgaggaggagaagaaggaggtgaagtctggaaagaaagtgaaaaataacAGCCTGCTTTCATTCGGAGGGGATGAGGACGAAGAGGACGACTAAGTGTTAATGGTGAAATATAAGACTGTCATGAACCCcccaagacagaaaaaaaggtgacactgaaatattaaagggaaacatttgacaAATAATAACGGGGTAAAAGTTAACAGACACCTTGCAGCCTggcctttcttttttattaaagaaCAGCGCCAGTATTTTTGCATGTCTCTTAGACCAATGGATACTCGagactgtttcattcattttagtaCCCTATCAATAGGCATCGAATTGTAGAGAATCTATTTGCTTCCAAGTCATTGTTCCACTGAACAACAGGGATGATTTACTACTCTATTTGGTCCACTGAAGGACACCCAGACACGCACAAACTGACTGTCTGCCTAAGAGGAGCTGTGAAGGTTGAGCGAGCTACtgcaagaaagagaaatgaacaCACTATTTCAAACAAAACCAGATAGTACAGAGCATCACCACAATCATACACAGGAGCTGCTGCGGAGCTAAATCATAGTTTTATCTTTGATTGAGTAACATTCAGTGCCATGAAATTCTAAAGtggctttttctttcatttttaatgtggtCCTGATTTAGTTTTTGTATCTGCTTCCCTGATTCTTTAAGCTCCTAAAAAATCTCCTCTGAAACTCTTTAGTCCTTGTTACTGTTATCAGTTGAAAACATGCAGGTGAGATAGCAGCTCCTTGTTTAAAGCCGGCAGCTACAGTGATGAACGTCACCAGGGAGAGATGCCATCTGCTGAAGCTAATTAATGCTAATTTACATTCACCGAAACTGTCgtttgtagttgttgtaaaaaaaaaaa contains:
- the tmem42a gene encoding transmembrane protein 42a, which codes for MVSGSFYALIAGFLGAAASLSAKLSLGADYLREMCESGLSGWTETHRGSPTCDWLHIPLRLLCGGLLFTCNAVMWTFFSKALRHCSSSARATVTTTASNFISSAVLGRLIFGESHATLWWVGISLTLCGLLLLHGSTPQTPAQEEKKKDK
- the kiaa1143 gene encoding uncharacterized protein KIAA1143 homolog isoform X1, with product MNKNKASGVAWVKPEEPSFLKKFKSDVGYKEGPNVDTKRQVMPTLDDDSGSDRDDELPQVVVLKGGDLTADEVKKIKDDMQAGGGAAKDDEAPPDGKILFKKPAKRSSSDKFQGITASSSKKKKSNEGEKEKEKEDEEEKKEVKSGKKVKNNSLLSFGGDEDEEDD
- the kiaa1143 gene encoding uncharacterized protein KIAA1143 homolog isoform X2, with protein sequence MLDTKKGRMLTPRLRVFVSYSQSQRQVMPTLDDDSGSDRDDELPQVVVLKGGDLTADEVKKIKDDMQAGGGAAKDDEAPPDGKILFKKPAKRSSSDKFQGITASSSKKKKSNEGEKEKEKEDEEEKKEVKSGKKVKNNSLLSFGGDEDEEDD